One segment of Oceanotoga teriensis DNA contains the following:
- a CDS encoding cyclodeaminase/cyclohydrolase family protein, which produces MFKDMTLNEFTEKIASSDPVPGGGSVSAAASAIAASLSKMVASLTIGKKKYIDQEATMKEIFEKSENLRNILLDYIDKDSQAFNEVMNAFKAPKETDEEKSKRTTLIQNATKKAAEVPLNIAKISFEIMQLAEVVVEKGNKNAITDGAVAAMMARTGILGALYNVKINLGSIKDEEYVQRLKKEVETIETQTKLLEQKILTKIDF; this is translated from the coding sequence ATGTTTAAAGATATGACTTTAAATGAATTTACAGAAAAAATAGCTTCTTCTGATCCAGTACCTGGTGGGGGAAGTGTATCAGCAGCGGCTTCTGCAATTGCCGCTTCTCTTTCAAAAATGGTAGCCAGTTTAACTATAGGAAAAAAGAAATATATAGATCAAGAAGCTACCATGAAAGAAATTTTTGAAAAATCTGAAAATTTAAGAAATATTCTCTTAGATTATATAGATAAAGATTCACAAGCTTTTAATGAAGTTATGAATGCTTTTAAAGCTCCAAAAGAGACTGATGAAGAAAAATCTAAAAGAACTACTTTAATTCAAAATGCAACTAAAAAAGCTGCTGAAGTACCTTTAAACATAGCAAAAATCTCTTTTGAAATTATGCAATTAGCCGAAGTAGTAGTTGAAAAAGGAAATAAAAATGCTATTACAGATGGTGCTGTTGCTGCAATGATGGCAAGAACAGGCATATTAGGTGCTCTATATAATGTAAAAATAAATCTTGGTTCTATAAAAGACGAAGAATATGTTCAAAGATTAAAAAAAGAAGTTGAAACTATCGAAACTCAGACTAAATTACTTGAACAAAAGATATTGACTAAAATAGATTTTTAA
- the hutI gene encoding imidazolonepropionase: MKNNLIIKNITQLVTCSGFEAKKGKSMNDLNIINDGCVIIKNGIIEKVGKTKDILSHIDVSEYIVMDLTGKTMLPGFVDSHTHFIFGGYREDEFGMRLRGKSYMEIMEKGGGIIRSVNATKNASKEELYEMGKKRLDEMLEFGITTVEGKSGYGLDHETEIKQLEVMKDLNSTHPIDIVSTFLGAHAVPSEYKNRENEFIDFLIDEVLPEISKRNLAEFCDIFCEKNVFDLKQSEKMLKAGRKYNLKPKIHADEIYPLGGAGLAADINAISADHLLNASDEDIKKMAKNNVIATLLPLTAFSLKENYARARYMIDNNCAVALATDLNPGSCFSNSIPLMIAISSIYMKMTPEETITALTINGAAALDRANIIGSIDPGKKADFVILKYPSYEFLTYNFGVNIVETVIKNGKIVFQKGEI, encoded by the coding sequence TTGAAAAATAATTTAATAATAAAAAATATAACTCAATTGGTTACTTGTTCTGGATTTGAAGCAAAAAAAGGAAAATCCATGAATGATTTAAACATAATAAACGATGGTTGTGTAATAATAAAAAATGGAATAATAGAAAAAGTTGGAAAAACAAAAGACATATTATCTCATATAGATGTATCAGAATATATAGTTATGGATTTAACGGGAAAAACTATGCTCCCAGGTTTCGTAGATTCTCATACTCATTTTATATTCGGAGGATATCGTGAAGATGAATTTGGAATGAGGCTACGTGGTAAATCTTATATGGAAATAATGGAAAAAGGCGGAGGAATAATAAGAAGTGTAAATGCAACTAAAAATGCCTCTAAAGAAGAATTATATGAAATGGGTAAAAAAAGATTGGATGAAATGCTTGAATTTGGTATAACAACAGTGGAAGGAAAAAGTGGTTATGGTCTTGATCATGAAACAGAAATAAAACAATTAGAGGTCATGAAAGATCTAAACTCCACACACCCTATAGACATTGTAAGTACTTTTTTAGGTGCTCATGCCGTACCATCTGAATATAAAAATCGTGAAAATGAATTCATTGATTTCTTGATAGATGAAGTACTCCCTGAAATTTCTAAAAGAAATCTCGCAGAATTTTGTGATATTTTTTGTGAAAAAAATGTATTTGATTTAAAACAATCAGAAAAAATGTTAAAAGCTGGCAGAAAATATAATTTAAAGCCAAAAATCCATGCTGATGAAATCTATCCACTCGGTGGAGCTGGATTGGCTGCAGATATAAATGCAATTTCAGCTGATCATCTTTTGAATGCCAGCGACGAAGATATTAAAAAAATGGCTAAAAATAATGTTATTGCAACTTTATTGCCTTTAACAGCTTTCAGTTTAAAGGAAAATTATGCAAGAGCAAGATATATGATAGATAATAACTGTGCTGTTGCACTTGCAACAGATTTAAATCCTGGTTCATGTTTTTCAAATTCAATACCTTTAATGATAGCTATATCTTCAATATATATGAAAATGACTCCAGAAGAAACAATAACTGCTTTAACAATAAATGGTGCAGCCGCTCTTGATAGAGCTAATATAATAGGTAGTATAGATCCTGGTAAAAAAGCTGATTTTGTAATTTTAAAATATCCTTCATATGAATTTTTAACTTATAATTTTGGTGTAAATATAGTTGAAACAGTTATTAAAAATGGAAAAATTGTATTTCAAAAGGGGGAAATTTAA